One genomic window of Candidatus Methylomirabilota bacterium includes the following:
- a CDS encoding DUF3185 domain-containing protein — protein MKASMIIGIVLIVLGVVALGYEGITYTTREKVVDIGPLKASVEKKKTIPLSPVLGGAALVGGIVLVLAGSRRG, from the coding sequence ATGAAGGCCAGCATGATCATCGGCATCGTGCTCATCGTCCTCGGCGTGGTGGCGCTGGGCTACGAGGGCATCACCTACACCACGCGGGAGAAGGTGGTGGACATCGGACCGCTGAAGGCCAGCGTCGAGAAGAAGAAGACGATCCCGCTCTCGCCCGTGCTGGGCGGCGCCGCGCTAGTTGGCGGGATCGTTCTCGTGCTCGCGGGCTCGCGGCGCGGCTGA
- a CDS encoding CsbD family protein codes for MNRDVLSGKWKQLKGSVKEQWGKLTDDDLDVAAGRYDKLTGVLQERYGWAKDRAERELDQFLDRTPDPEMESTRRVR; via the coding sequence ATGAACCGCGACGTTCTTTCCGGCAAGTGGAAGCAGCTCAAGGGCAGTGTCAAGGAGCAGTGGGGCAAGCTCACCGACGACGATCTCGACGTGGCGGCCGGCCGCTACGACAAGCTCACCGGTGTCCTGCAGGAGCGGTACGGCTGGGCCAAGGATCGCGCGGAGCGCGAGCTCGATCAGTTCCTGGATCGCACGCCGGATCCGGAGATGGAGTCCACGCGGCGCGTGCGCT